One stretch of Oncorhynchus masou masou isolate Uvic2021 chromosome 9, UVic_Omas_1.1, whole genome shotgun sequence DNA includes these proteins:
- the LOC135546310 gene encoding A disintegrin and metalloproteinase with thrombospondin motifs 15 — protein sequence MTTFIGALFIFMDILLYAKLNYCIEIDFCVPVRLDHKHLERHTIRQTEERKNDQLVVFKIMAFSQEFYLNLLPDSTFIAPNIPPHSGSLASNSSAATDLSHCFYSGDVNADQESYAALSLCKGLQGAFSYQGMEYFINQLTNERARRTHVIRRRGRDRDSSGNSTTNRCGVEPGLTQSISGSFEKYKHMKGREMDSLTETVLKSLGRSKRFASIPRFVEVLVVADESMAKFHGDDLKHYLLTLMSVAAKLYKHPSIMNYINIVVVGFMVINEAEKGPKVSTNAALTLRSFCSWQKHLNKYNDKHPEYWDTAILFTKQDLCGATTCDTLGMADVGTMCDPKRSCSVIEDDGLPSAFTTAHELGHVFNMPHDNVNACKEVFGKLRDNHMMSPTLIQIDRANPWSVCSAAIITDFLDRGHGDCLLDQPQKLLALPESLPGTNYSLHRQCELAFGTGSKPCPYMQHCSKLWCTGKARGQLVCQTRHFPWADGTSCGNSKLCFRGVCTDKNNTNKTKVDGGWGTWGVYGSCSRTCGGGVQLAKRDCSNPVPEYGGKYCQGLRMKHRSCNLDACPEPGKSFREEQCEAFNGFSLNTNRLSASVVWVPKYSGVSPKDKCKLICRANGTGYFYVLAPKVVDGTPCSPDTSAVCVQGKCIKAGCDGKLSSNKRYDKCGVCGGDNQRCKKVSGLFTKPIHGYNFVVMLPVGASNIDIRQRGYRGLVNDDNYLAVKNRHGKYLLNGNYVVSAVERDIIVKGSLLRYSGTTSAVEILQATRPLQEALTVEVLSVGKMTPPRVRYSFFLAREHHKEENILKKMERSHSQNSVLMDRNKVKLKESSHKSMPPNMWSTGAWEECTVTCGNGLQSRLVQCTDPEGKTATDCDSLQRPGATRVCGDPCPMWDIGQWSLCSKTCGRGFKRRPLRCTTQTGMHLPREHCSGMKKPQELDFCTAQLC from the exons ATGACTACGTTTATTGGCGCTCTGTTTATTTTTATGGATATCCTATTATATGCGAAATTGAACTATTGCATCGAAATAGATTTTTGCGTACCTGTTCGATTAGACCATAAACATTTAGAAAGACATACTATTCGACAGACGGAGGAGAGAAAGAATGACCAACTAGTTGTTTTTAAAATAATGGCTTTCAGTCAAGAATTTTATCTCAACCTTTTACCGGATTCTACATTTATTGCGCCCAACATCCCTCCTCACAGCGGCTCCTTAGCATCAAATTCCTCTGCAGCCACAGACCTGAGCCACTGCTTCTACTCTGGCGATGTCAATGCAGATCAGGAATCGTATGCTGCGCTGAGCCTCTGCAAAGGCTTACAAGGCGCCTTTTCTTACCAGGGCATGGAATATTTCATCAATCAGCTTACGAACGAGAGGGCGAGAAGAACCCACGTCATACGCCGCCGGGGACGCGACCGGGACTCCAGCGGCAATTCCACCACGAACAGGTGTGGAGTAGAACCTGGTTTAACCCAAAGCATTTCAGGGTCTTTTGAGAAATATAAACACATGAAAGGAAGGGAGATGGACAGCCTGACTGAAACTGTATTGAAGAGCCTGGGTAGATCCAAAAGGTTTGCCTCCATCCCTAGATTTGTGGAGGTTCTTGTCGTGGCTGATGAGTCTATGGCCAAATTTCACGGGGATGACTTGAAACATTACCTGTTGACCCTGATGTCTGTTGCTGCGAAACTGTACAAGCACCCCAGCATCATGAACTACATAAACATAGTGGTAGTGGGCTTCATGGTGATCAACGAAGCAGAGAAAGGACCCAAGGTTTCCACCAATGCTGCCCTCACTCTACGCAGTTTCTGTTCTTGGCAGAAACATTTAAACAAATACAATGACAAGCACCCTGAATATTGGGACACTGCAATCCTATTCACCAAACAG GACTTGTGTGGAGCCACAACCTGTGACACCTTAGGCATGGCAGATGTGGGAACTATGTGTGATCCCAAGAGAAGCTGCTCTGTCATCGAGGATGACGGTCTCCCCTCGGCCTTCACCACTGCTCATGAACTGG GCCATGTCTTCAACATGCCCCATGACAATGTGAACGCCTGCAAGGAGGTGTTTGGGAAGCTCAGGGACAACCACATGATGTCCCCCACGCTGATCCAGATTGACCGTGCCAACCCATGGTCTGTGTGCAGTGCAGCCATCATTACAGACTTCCTGGACAGAGGCCACG GGGACTGTCTTCTGGATCAGCCCCAAAAACTGCTGGCTCTGCCTGAGAGCCTCCCAGGCACCAACTACAGCCTCCACCGCCAGTGTGAGCTGGCCTTCGGTACGGGCTCCAAGCCCTGTCCCTACATGCAGCATTGCTCCAAGCTGTGGTGCACGGGCAAGGCCAGAGGCCAGCTGGTCTGCCAGACACGTCATTTCCCCTGGGCCGATGGCACCAGCTGTGGCAACAGTAAGCTCTGCTTCCGAGGGGTGTGCACCGACAAGAACAATACCAATAAGACCAAG GTGGACGGTGGATGGGGGACGTGGGGTGTGTATGGGTCATGTTCCAGAACCTGTGGGGGAGGAGTTCAGCTAGCCAAAAGAGACTGTAGCAACCCTGTTCCAGAATATGGGGGGAAATACTGCCAAGGACTCCGTATGAAGCATCGCTCCTGCAATTTGGACGCCTGCCCAGAACCAG GAAAAAGCTTCCGTGAGGAGCAGTGTGAGGCATTCAACGGATTCAGCCTCAACACCAACAGGCTCTCAGCGTCTGTGGTGTGGGTCCCCAAATATTCTGGAGTGTCACCCAAGGACAAGTGCAAGCTCATCTGCAGAGCCAATGGAACAGGCTACTTCTATGTCCTTGCTCCAAAG GTTGTTGATGGAACACCCTGTTCTCCTGACACCTCTGCAGTGTGTGTCCAAGGGAAATGTATCAAGGCGGGCTGTGACGGCAAGCTCAGCTCCAATAAGAGGTATGacaagtgtggtgtgtgtggaggggacaACCAAAGATGCAAGAAAGTGTCCGGATTGTTCACCAAACCCAT ACATGGCTACAACTTTGTGGTGATGTTGCCTGTGGGAGCGTCCAACATCGACATCCGGCAGCGTGGCTACCGAGGCTTGGTTAACGATGACAACTACCTAGCGGTGAAGAACCGACATGGCAAATACCTTCTGAACGGGAACTACGTGGTGTCAGCGGTGGAGCGGGACATCATTGTGAAGGGCAGCCTGCTGCGCTACAGTGGCACCACTAGTGCTGTGGAGATCCTCCAGGCCACCAGGCCTCTCCAAGAAGCACTGACCGTAGAGGTCCTCTCGGTGGGGAAGATGACCCCTCCCCGGGTCCGCTATTCATTCTTCCTGGCCCGGGAGCACCATAAGGAGGAGAACATCTTGAAGAAAATGGAGAGGAGCCACTCGCAGAACAGCGTCCTGATGGACCGCAACAAGGTGAAGCTAAAGGAGTCGTCGCACAAGTCCATGCCCCCGAACATGTGGTCAACGGGGGCATGGGAAGAGTGCACCGTGACCTGTGGGAACGGGCTCCAGAGTAGACTGGTTCAGTGTACGGACCCAGAGGGCAAAACAGCCACGGACTGTGACAGCTTACAGAGGCCGGGGGCCACCAGGGTATGTGGGGACCCCTGTCCCATGTGGGACATAGGCCAGTGGTCTTTGTGCTCCAAGACATGTGGGAGGGGCTTCAAGCGGCGGCCGCTGCGTTGCACCACTCAGACTGGCATGCACCTACCCAGAGAGCACTGCTCTGGCATGAAGAAGCCCCAGGAACTAGATTTCTGCACAGCGCAGCTGTGTTAG